TCTTCGCTGTACTCGCCATAGCCCGCTTTGTTGCAGCCACGGACACGCAGCACGTACACCGAGCCTGTGTCAGGACTCTCCAGCAAGGCGCTGgtgcccctcacctcctcccgCCGCTGCCAACGAGTGGGGCCCGGCTGGGCAGGCACATCTGTGCGCCGGAACTCAATGGTGTAGTGCCAGGCAGGCGGTGAGTGGGGAGGCAGCCTCCAGCACAGGAAGATCTGGTCGTAGGCAAAGGTGCGCTGGGTGTCGATGACTGGAGCCTCGGGCACTGTTGGAAGGGAGAGCAGGGTCATTCAGGGCCTGGCCACTGACCGAGCATGGAGGGTAGGCAGGAAAAGGGAAAGCAGCGGGAGCCGGGGGGGTGAGTGTGGGTGAGAGGGACCTGGGGAAGAGACCCGTCTGGGCACTGGGCAGGGGATGGGCAGGCAGAGCCcaatggagaaggagagaggtggGTGTGTGCTAGGcaggcaggaggcctgggtgcTAGTCCTGTCTGCCACACTGGCCTTAGGTGAGTTACTtcccctttctgtgcctcagtttcctcctctgtcaaatgAGGGCATCAGACCAGATGGGGATGCTTCTTTTTATGACCCTTTTTATTCTATGAATAAAGAGGAGCCGCAGGGAAAGGCCACTGGAACCCAGGCAAGAGGgccctgggcaggaaggaggggacagagtaggagggagagagatacagAGTCAGCAAGACAGAAAGTGGGGGTACCATAGAGGGCAAGCAAAAGCTCGATGGCAGGGGACAAAGGTTAAGGAAAAGAGCAGAAAAGTCTAGAGGACAAGGGCACAAGGACAGAAGGTCAGAAGGGCAAGGGCCAGGCAAACCCTTAAGGAAGGCCGAAGAGAGGCCCAGGTCCAGGGAGGCCCAGGAGTCTGGTTaaagcagggcagagaaggaagcGAAGAATGGGTAGCTGAGCTGCATGGGGGCTGCGGGTGGAGCAGGGGGCCCGGGCCGCTGACTTGCCTGGGGTGCTCCGGAGCAGAGTCCGCGGTGGCCACAGCCTACaaacaaagagagggagaagcagcGCTGAGCGCGGTGGGACCGGGTGGCTGGTGGGCTAGGTGGCGGGGGCGGCTGGTCAGGCCGGGCAGTAGGCTGGGAGGTTCCTGGTGGGCACTGCCCCCCGGGCCCGCtgctggggaagaagggaagaaggctCTAATTGGGCATGGGGTCTGGCCATCTCCTCACCTCGAAGGAAGTTAAGCTCTGTCAGCAGCTTCATCTCACGTCCCACGTCCAGCTGGCAATGGCGGAAGGAAGAGCTGGCAGCTGGCCGAAATGTCTGGAGGGCCTCTGTAGCTCGGGCAATCCTGGGAGAGGGGTACCCAAGAGTCAGGCACTGCCATCTGGGCAGCCATCCTCCTCCTTGATTCCGCCTGCCTGCCCCTAGAGCCCTGGCATCAGCTTTGGGTCTTTTCCTTATCCCTTCAGGCAAGCTGGATATTGGTTTGGCCTAGAGAAAATCCTCAGGGTCCAGCTCTCCATCGGATGGTACTTGAGACATTGTCTTGGACATCAGCTACACCCATGATGCCCCTGCCCCTTGAGAACCTGTGTCCCTGAGCTATGCCCCGATGTACCTGTTATGTAACTGCTTGGCTGCTTGTACAAAGCAAGGCTGGTCTGTTTCTTTAAGGACCTCCTGGGCGTAGCCCACCAGACCTGAGCCATCCAGCAGGCTCCGGTGCTCCTGGAGCTGGGCGCTGAGACGGGCCAGCCGCTCCTGCTGGCATTCCTCTATGGCCTGAAGCAGCGATGCCCTCTTCTCCTCCagcacagcccccagcccccgaACCAGCTGGGACACCTCTTCCTTGGCCTGCTGACCACTCACCTGCCCAGAGAGCAACACTTACTATCTTCCTGAAGGCAGGGCCTGCACCAGCCTCCTAGAGTACCACCCCATGGCTAGGGTCACAGAATCTGGGGAAATCCTACCCACCCACTTCAACGGGACCAGGCTTATGGCTCCAAAGGCACCTGCACACCCAGATGGGCTCAACTCTGACAGCTTATGCTTACTTTCCTGGAGCCCACACCATAATCCCTAAGGACTCCCCCAAAGAACAGTGATGATGAGTGCCCTAACGTCCACGGGGCTGCCCTGGCATCCACCGGCATCCGTGCCGTCCTCACTGCCCACACCGTGTCAGCTGACTCATGCGATCTGGAAGATGGTATCAGAGCCATCGCCTTCCCTGAGCTCCAGGAATAAGTGCCATCCTCAGCAGGCAACTGAGCCTCAGGGCATCTGAGCTGTGTCCCTGGGGCTTTGGAAGCATCCCGTGTCCTGGCGATAGTCACCCTGGCCCCACTGTAGCTCCAGGTGCAGCCTGCCCCGGGGCACTGATGTCCCTGCCAACTTGGCTTAATCAGAACGTTGACAGGTTCATGGACCCCACACTGGCTTCCTGAGCTTGCAACCAGGTGACTGGGCCATGCCTACCCACACCCCCTTGCCGCTTCCACCCCCAGGCAGGGCCAAGGGCCACCTCGACGCCCTCCCTCACCTCAGCGTGCCTCACAGTCTCCTCCAGCTCACAGATCTGGGTCTGTACTGTGTCCTGGTTTCCTAGGATGTATGCCAGGCTCTTTGTCAGTTTGtcctgaggggggaaaaaaggtggGCAATCACCCAGCTCTGCAGAAGCCAGCAGTTAAGAGGTGTGAGAAGGTGTGAGTGAGTTAGCACTGGGGCTGAGTGTGTGCATGGGGGGTGGTCCTCACCTTGAGGGCCTGGTAGGCGCTGAGCACCGGTGTGATCTTGTGCCCACTGTGGGTGCGCCTCACTCGGCAGAGTTGGCACACCAGCCGTTGGCACGTCTTGCAGTAGTGGGTCACCTCTTCCTTGTGGTCTGGGCACATTAGGCCCTGGGAACAGAAAGAGCAGTGGCACAGTCAGCCAACGGTGTGTATAAGGGTGTTGACCTGCCACAGGAGCAGTTTGGTGCCCTCCCTCCACTGACCAGATGGGGGTGGAAGGGAGCTCAGCTGGTGGTGCTCCACAGTGCCACCTGGTGGCACATACTGGCATCAAAGAGAGCCTTTCCTGCACcctccaggcagcagcattgcTCCTCCCTTCATCTACCTCAGGAAAGGTGTAGAAACAACAGTAATAATGATGATGGTTAATCTCAGCCTGTGGTTAATAATTAACCTCGTCCACCTTGTTCTCTGTCACATCACAATGCCTAGAACAGCACTAGGCACGTAGGTGCTTGATACATATTTATCATGTGATCCTCTGAACAGCCCTGCGGGTGCGGATACTGCAGGACACACAGTAGCAGCCTCTTTCAGCAGATGCGATGAAGGCTCAAAGACGTTCAAAGACCCGTCTAGGaaccaaaccggtgaccttttggctcccaggctggcgctcaatccactcagccacaccagccagggagagtgggtttttgttgttgtcacaGAAAAAGGAGCTTGGCATGCTGAACTCCTGCCCACCTCCTTTTGGAAGCCCACAGTGCCAGGCACCTGCACCCACCCAGCTCTACCATGCTGCTACCTTCGCAAGCCCTGCAAGTGCTGGCTCACCTTGGGGCGaaaggagagggtgggcagggtgggctcATGCTGGGCCTTCTGGGTGCCCCAGGGGTGGAAGAGCTTGAAGCACTCGTTGCAGAAGGTGGCACGGCACTCGGTGCAGCCCTTGGTGGCCTCTAGTGGTGGGGGCTTGCACAGCTGGCACAGGATGGCGCCACCCACACTCACACTCTGGCGGTAGCGCTCTACCACACGCTCCAGGGTCAGGTTCCGGAACAGGCCTGCCAGGCCTCGCTCCCCCAGCTCCACATCGCCCTggcaggctgggcaggggaaTGTGATCACCTGGGGGTGCAAAGCTCCTCGCTTCCGCCCGGGGTATGTCCCAAAGCCTGTGGATGGGCAGGGGAGGTAGAGAGCTGAAAATTACAGCTGGCTAGGGGTGGGGAAAGtctgtccaattaaaaaattatttctcactATGACATAGCTCAACTGAATTATTAGAGCCTAAATGAGCAGTATCTCTACCTCTGAAAGACAGACAGATGCCGTTGGCCAGGGATGCATCCCTTTCATCTTCCAGATAAGCACCCCAGCAtcctcacccccatcc
The sequence above is drawn from the Desmodus rotundus isolate HL8 chromosome 12, HLdesRot8A.1, whole genome shotgun sequence genome and encodes:
- the TRIM46 gene encoding tripartite motif-containing protein 46 isoform X1; its protein translation is MAEGEDMQTFTSIMDALVRISTSMKNMEKELLCPVCQEMYKQPLVLPCTHNVCQACAREVLGQQGYVGHGGDPSSEPTSPASTPSTRSPRLSRRALPKPDRLDRLLKSGFGTYPGRKRGALHPQVITFPCPACQGDVELGERGLAGLFRNLTLERVVERYRQSVSVGGAILCQLCKPPPLEATKGCTECRATFCNECFKLFHPWGTQKAQHEPTLPTLSFRPKGLMCPDHKEEVTHYCKTCQRLVCQLCRVRRTHSGHKITPVLSAYQALKDKLTKSLAYILGNQDTVQTQICELEETVRHAEVSGQQAKEEVSQLVRGLGAVLEEKRASLLQAIEECQQERLARLSAQLQEHRSLLDGSGLVGYAQEVLKETDQPCFVQAAKQLHNRIARATEALQTFRPAASSSFRHCQLDVGREMKLLTELNFLRVPEAPVIDTQRTFAYDQIFLCWRLPPHSPPAWHYTIEFRRTDVPAQPGPTRWQRREEVRGTSALLESPDTGSVYVLRVRGCNKAGYGEYSEDVHLHTPPAPVLHFFLDGRWGTSRERLAISKDQRAVRSVPGLPLLLAAERLLTGCHLSVDVVLGDVAVTQGRSYWACAVDPASYLVKVGVGLESKLQESFQGASDVISPRYDPDSGHDSGAEDATVEASPPFAFLTIGMGKILLGSGASSNAGLTGRDGPAAGCTVPLPPRLGICLDYEQGRVSFLDAVSFRGLLECPLDCSGPVCPAFCFIGGGAVQLQEPVGTKPERKVTIGGFAKLD
- the TRIM46 gene encoding tripartite motif-containing protein 46 isoform X3, translated to MAEGEDMQTFTSIMDALVRISTSMKNMEKELLCPVCQEMYKQPLVLPCTHNVCQACAREVLGQQGYVGHGGDPSSEPTSPASTPSTRSPRLSRRALPKPDRLDRLLKSGFGTYPGRKRGALHPQVITFPCPACQGDVELGERGLAGLFRNLTLERVVERYRQSVSVGGAILCQLCKPPPLEATKGCTECRATFCNECFKLFHPWGTQKAQHEPTLPTLSFRPKGLMCPDHKEEVTHYCKTCQRLVCQLCRVRRTHSGHKITPVLSAYQALKDKLTKSLAYILGNQDTVQTQICELEETVRHAEVSGQQAKEEVSQLVRGLGAVLEEKRASLLQAIEECQQERLARLSAQLQEHRSLLDGSGLVGYAQEVLKETDQPCFVQAAKQLHNRIARATEALQTFRPAASSSFRHCQLDVGREMKLLTELNFLRVPEAPVIDTQRTFAYDQIFLCWRLPPHSPPAWHYTIEFRRTDVPAQPGPTRWQRREEVRGTSALLESPDTGSVYVLRVRGCNKAGYGEYSEDVHLHTPPAPGTTQTADTTAGLRMPRWRRRHPLLSSPLAWARSSWALGPAQMQG
- the TRIM46 gene encoding tripartite motif-containing protein 46 isoform X2, whose product is MAAKRGTKTSMKNMEKELLCPVCQEMYKQPLVLPCTHNVCQACAREVLGQQGYVGHGGDPSSEPTSPASTPSTRSPRLSRRALPKPDRLDRLLKSGFGTYPGRKRGALHPQVITFPCPACQGDVELGERGLAGLFRNLTLERVVERYRQSVSVGGAILCQLCKPPPLEATKGCTECRATFCNECFKLFHPWGTQKAQHEPTLPTLSFRPKGLMCPDHKEEVTHYCKTCQRLVCQLCRVRRTHSGHKITPVLSAYQALKDKLTKSLAYILGNQDTVQTQICELEETVRHAEVSGQQAKEEVSQLVRGLGAVLEEKRASLLQAIEECQQERLARLSAQLQEHRSLLDGSGLVGYAQEVLKETDQPCFVQAAKQLHNRIARATEALQTFRPAASSSFRHCQLDVGREMKLLTELNFLRVPEAPVIDTQRTFAYDQIFLCWRLPPHSPPAWHYTIEFRRTDVPAQPGPTRWQRREEVRGTSALLESPDTGSVYVLRVRGCNKAGYGEYSEDVHLHTPPAPVLHFFLDGRWGTSRERLAISKDQRAVRSVPGLPLLLAAERLLTGCHLSVDVVLGDVAVTQGRSYWACAVDPASYLVKVGVGLESKLQESFQGASDVISPRYDPDSGHDSGAEDATVEASPPFAFLTIGMGKILLGSGASSNAGLTGRDGPAAGCTVPLPPRLGICLDYEQGRVSFLDAVSFRGLLECPLDCSGPVCPAFCFIGGGAVQLQEPVGTKPERKVTIGGFAKLD